One window of the Macaca thibetana thibetana isolate TM-01 chromosome 1, ASM2454274v1, whole genome shotgun sequence genome contains the following:
- the LOC126955299 gene encoding LOW QUALITY PROTEIN: receptor-type tyrosine-protein phosphatase V-like (The sequence of the model RefSeq protein was modified relative to this genomic sequence to represent the inferred CDS: inserted 2 bases in 2 codons; deleted 3 bases in 2 codons; substituted 2 bases at 2 genomic stop codons): MPSKGRQGGSGAAGVWLSPGTEFLVQLVTLQGPDQSSITNATGWTCECRLMALPYRAPWIPRELHVPLASVVFRQAAGLMGPGPLGLLEALRPPSELLVSSHASTTVVSLAWVSGPLGVHSLGTRRGSQLSEAGHLSWEHPLVPGQAHLILRGLIPGCNLSLSVLCQAGPLQASTHRVVLLVDFESPSPRSPAYGECTDPHPTQSLLIPTKPGPVEDMQCQPEATFLALNWMVPAADRRQAFPSVSPTPELEPGTEMGVMIPQGMFGKDDGQIQWYGIIATINMSLPQPSGETISHTWHERYYRGRDSYLAVLXPNPFYPEPWAVPRSWTVPVGTEDCGHTKKMCNGQLKPGSQYREHLLSECLLLVTQIAGRGFTLFACPSPAEGPVSLPKFSIAAFTTRGPPETLNSFSAVSEPQASVSPAAVPLPVVEGLMAGCVLTICAVLGLLCWRRVKGQRAGKNPFCQELTAYNLWWTHWPIPIHSFRQSXEAKSAHAHQALFLEFEELKEVGKEQPTLEAAGGANTTKNRYPHVLPYDHCRVRLTWLEGEPHSDYINPNFIPGYTHHPQEFIAPQGPLKKMLEDVWQLVWEPRVRVVVVLTVGMKNGRMSVLCERYWPAESTLVICGHITIHLLAKEPEDEWTKREFQLQHMRVAQHQQQRVKQLWFTTWPNHSILEAPSSLLAFMELVQEQARATQGMGPILVHCRXGQVRTDTFVALSRLLQQLEEEQVVDMFRAVYAPWMHRPLMIQSPYVFLHSCLLNKILEAPSNISESWPISVMNFMQACAKRAANANAGFLKKYELLLQAIKDEAGSSTPPPGYEQDSPISYDCSQGQFSPVEEXPPDDTPEAWLFPGGPSGRDHVVLTGPAGPEELWKLVWQHGTHVLVSGCPPDATEKPQEFWPTEMQPIVTDMVTVHWVAESSTAGWLCTLFRVTHDSRKEREVQRLQFPYLEPGRELPATNLLPFLAAVGQCCSRGNSKKPGTLLSRSSKGATQLGTFLAMEQLLQQAGSECTVDVFNVALQRSQACSLMTPTLLRGDQRRRG; this comes from the exons ATGCCCTCAAAGGGCAGACAGGGAGGAAGCGGGGCAGCAGGTGTCTGG CTGTCTCCGGGCACCGAGTTCCTGGTGCAGCTGGTCACCCTGCAGGGGCCGGATCAGAGCAGCATCACCAACGCCACAGGCTGGACATGTGAGTGCCGTCTGATGGCCCTCCCCTACCGTGCTCCTTGGATTCCCAGGGAGCTGCATGTCCCCTTGGCCTCTGTGGTCTTCAGGCAGGCAGCTGGGCTGATG GGCCCTGGCCCTTTAGGCCTTCTAGAAG CCCTGCGCCCACCCAGTGAATTGTTGGTGTCCAGCCATGCAAGCACCACTGTGGTCAGCCTGGCCTGGGTCAGCGGCCCCTTGGGGGTACACAGTCTCGGAACAAGAAGGGGATCCCAACTCTCAGAGGCGGGGCACCTCTCCTGGGAGCACCCCCTGGTGCCAGGTCAAGCTCACCTCATCCTGAGGGGCCTCATACCTGGATGCAACCTCTCCCTGTCAGTGCTGTGCCAGGCGGGGCCGCTGCAGGCGTCCACTCACCGCGTGGTGCTGCTTGTTG ATTTCGAGAGCCCTTCACCCAGAAGCCCTGCTTATGGGGAGTGCACTGACCCCCACCCAACACAGAGCCTTTTGATTCCCACAAAGCCTGGCCCTGTGGAGGATATGCAGTGCCAGCCTGAGGCCACCTTCCTGGCCCTGAACTGGATGGTGCCTGCTGCGGACCGCCG CCAAGCATTCCCCAGCGTTAGCCCCACCCCTGAGCTGGAGCCTGGGACAGAAATGGGAGTGATGATCCCGCAGGGTATGTTTGGCAAGGATGATGGGCAGATCCAGTGGTACGGCATTATTGCCACCATCAACATGTCAC tgcctcagccttccggggAAACCATCAGCCATACATGGCATGAACGCTACTACAGAGGACGTGACTCCTACCTGGCCGTCC CTCCCAACCCCTTCTACCCGGAGCCCTGGGCTGTGCCGAGATCCTGGACAGTGCCTGTGGGTACAGAGGACTGTGGCCACACCAAAAAGATGTGCAATGGGCAGCTCAAGCCAGGTTCCCAGTATAG GGAGCACTTGCTGTCTGAGTGTCTATTGCTCGTGACCCAGATTGCTGGGAGGGGCTTCACCTTATTTGCCTGCCCTTCCCCAGCAGAAGGTCCTGTTTCTCTGCCCAAGTTCAGCATTGCAGCCTTTACCACGCGTGGCCCTCCTGAGACCCTTAACTCCTTCTCAGCCGTCTCAG AGCCCCAGGCCAGTGTCTCCCCCGCAGCAGTGCCCCTGCCGGTAGTGGAGGGCCTCATGGCGGGCTGTGTCCTCACCATCTGTGCTGTGCTGGGCCTGCTGTGCTGGAGGCGGGTGAAGGGGCAGAG GGCAGGGAAGAATCCGTTTTGCCAAGAGCTGACAGCTTACAACCTGTG GTGGACCCACTGGCCCATCCCTATCCACAGCTTCAGGCAGAGCTAGGAGGCCAAGAGTGCTCACGCGCACCAGGCTCTCTTTTTGGAATTCGAG GAGCTGAAGGAGGTGGGCAAGGAGCAGCCCACACTGGAGGCT GCTGGTGGTGCCAACACCACCAAGAACCGTTACCCACATGTGCTACCCT ATGACCACTGCAGGGTCAGGCTGACCTGGCTGGAGGGAGAGCCTCACTCTGACTACATCAACCCCAACTTCATCCCA GGCTACACCCAT CACCCACAGGAATTCATTGCCCCTCAGGGGCCTCTCAAGAAAATGCTGGAGGACGTCTGGCAGCTAGTGTGGGAGCCGCGGGTCCGCGTCGTCGTCGTGCTGACTGTCGGCATGAAGAACGGGAGGATGAGT GTGCTGTGTGAGCGTTACTGGCCGGCAGAATCTACCCTGGTCATCTGTGGTCACATCACCATCCACCTCCTGGCCAAGGAGCCTGAGGATGAGTGGACCAAGCGGGAATTCCAGCTGCAGCACATGCGT GTTGCCCAGCACCAGCAGCAGAGGGTGAAGCAACTATGGTTCACCACCTGGCCCAACCACAGCATCCTCGAGGCCCCCAGCTCCCTGCTCGCCTTTATGGAGCTGGTACAGGAGCAGGCAAGGGCCACCCAAGGCATGGGACCCATCCTGGTGCACTGCAGGTGAGGGCAGGT CCGGACAGACACCTTCGTGGCCCTGTCGAGGCTGCTGCAgcagctggaggaggagcaggtggTAGACATGTTCCGTGCTGTGTATGCACCCTGGATGCACCGGCCCCTCATGATCCAG AGCCCGTACGTCTTCCTGCACAGCTGCCTACTGAACAAGATTCTGGAAGCGCCCTCCAACATCTCTGA GTCTTGGCCCATCTCTGTGATGAACTTCATGCAGGCATGTGCCAAGAGGGCAGCCAATGCCAACGCTGGCTTCTTGAAGAAGTACGAG CTCCTCCTACAGGCCATCAAGGACGAGGCTGGCTCTTCCACGCCCCCTCCTGGCTATGAGCAGGACAGCCCCATCTCCT ATGACTGTTCTCAGGGACAGTTTTCTCCGGTGGAGG AGCCCCCCGATGACACGCCCGAAGCTTGGCTTTTCCCT GGTGGGCCCTCTGGCCGTGACCACGTGGTGCTGACTGGCCCCGCAGGGCCAGAGGAGCTCTGGAAGCTGGTGTGGCAGCACGGGACTCATGTGCTTGTCTCTGGGTGCCCACCCGATGCCACGGAGAAG CCACAGGAGTTCTGGCCAACGGAGATGCAGCCCATTGTCACAGACATGGTGACGGTGCACTGGGTGGCCGAGAGCAGCACAGCGGGCTGGCTCTGTACCCTCTTCAGGGTTACACAT GAcagcaggaaggaaagggaggtgCAGAGACTGCAGTTTCCATACCTGGAACCTGGGCGTGAGCTGCCTGCCACCAACCTGCTGCCCTTCTTGGCTGCTGTGGGCCAGTGCTGCTCTCGGGGCAACAGCAAGAAGCCAGGCACACTGCTCAGCCGCTCCAG CAAGGGTGCGACCCAGCTGGGCACCTTCCTGGCCATGGAGCAGCTGCTGCAGCAGGCAGGGTCTGAGTGCACCGTGGATGTCTTTAACGTGGCCCTGCAGCGGTCTCAGGCCTGTAGCCTTATGACCCCAACGCTGTTGAGAGGCGACCAGAGGCgacggggctga